From Centroberyx gerrardi isolate f3 chromosome 10, fCenGer3.hap1.cur.20231027, whole genome shotgun sequence:
ctcctcctctccctggctgtctcagaCCTCCTTGTGGGCCTCCTGATGCCGGCTGAAATCTTCCTCAAAGGGGCCTGCTGGTTTCTTGGTGACTTCATGTGTGCAATGAGCCTATATTCCATCACAATCATTACCTCTGCCTCAGCAGGAAACATGGTGCTCATATCAGTCGACCGCTATGTGGCTATTTGTGACCCTCTGCGTTACCCCACCAAAATCACTCAGAGAAGAGTTAAAGTCTTTCTTTGTTTGTGCTGGGTCTGTTCTGTTTTCTATAGTGGTCTCCTTTTACAGGATCACCTGGGACAACCAGGCAGGTATAATTCATGTTATGGAGAGTGTGTATTGGTCATTAACTACATCGCAGGAGCTGTTGACCTTGTTTTCACCTTTATTGGCGTCATTACTGTCATCATAGTTCTGtatatgagagtatttgtggtggctgtgtctcaggctcgtgccatgcgatcccacattgtggctgtcacactccagcgttcagtgactgtaactgctaagaaatctgagaggaaagcagccaggactcttGGTATTGTCGTAGTTGTGTTTCTGATATGTTTCTGTCCATAttactgtgtctctctcacaaGCCAGGACATCTTGACCAGTGTTTCATTTGAGGCCTTTGTGGTCTGTCTGTTCTATGTTAACTCCTGTCTAAACCCTGTGATCTATGCCTTTTTCTACCCTTGGTTTAGAAAATCTGTTAAACGCATTGTTACacttcagatactgcagcctgactcctgtGAGGCCAACATGTTGTAAagagaggctgtggagggatTTAAACAAGACCTTTTCTATCAAGGAGGAAATATATTTGTTCATGCTGTTGCTAAGTTACTGAATTCAAAAAGCCAAAGGTTCGCACAAATTTAAAAACATGctacttttctttcatttactgtatgtgacaGTGCGCTTATGTGCGCTTTTGGTTAGAAAgcatcattttgttctcatttgagtTGCTCTTTGATTGCTGTATAACATTTTCTCCATTGCTGTTTCCATCCTTCCAGTCACAGTCATAAGCATTAGTgtatataagataagataagataagataagaaaaactttattgtccattaaatttacataaaatggaaatttgtctttggcaaTCTggcaacacaataaaaacagacagtacacagtataaaaCAAACAGTGCACAGTATAAAACAGACAGTGCACAGTATATCAGATCAAGTACAACATTATTATAAAACTACAAACATTAAGAGTTAATTAgtcttttattttctctagCCCCACTTGGTCGTAGTGTGGAAAAAGACAGCAACTGTTGTGttacataaaacactgtaagTATGGTTAGATTGTATGCTCCATATTAATCTTTTGGTCATAATGGAATAAAGGATTTGGATTAGGAATTCTAATCTTGCATCAATCATTCTTTGTTTATTGtatattatttttctctttattgtttttctcatcGTCACAATCACAATTAGTTCAAAGAGAAACAGTGGATTGTATGAAAACACATGCCCACAAGGATATCATCAGATCTAACGTTATTGTCCCATAGATTTGATTTTCAATAGAAACTTGACATTAGATTGAAaatttaatattatattatcaaaaagcactcgcaaagggtgaaatccACCGCTAACtacgctgccacgcaaatagcatctcggtgctcctgtgctatttgcacatatttaaattaggtaatatgcatacatttggcgcaaaattggcccctttctatgcaaatgagcttcattgcaaaaacagtccaattcacaaagatcggcgctaattgccacatgcagttagagtgaaattattagcgtcttcagagcgttggtggtaattgaagcgcatttataaggggtgtcacgcccagactttccagtggtcatggcagcagtgattgtagCAGGTGAAGGCATCGTAACGCCAGGCGTGCTCGAGAGCAGATATTTCgaaggagaatatcacttgttgatttaactgagaattgaattgaattgaacttgcaaatgtctctgtaACAATttcacctttgtgtgacctaaaaaataaaattgtctgtaaatacagtctgtaaataatattttgacattattattattattattattattattactatagaactttaagacagattgcttcacaaacaaaagcaaataaatcagtacaaccaaacaatcgatacaactcaatttctcactctgaaaatattttcacttatctcactagtcagcacagtgggccttattttggcctaaagattcagcaccatggacagccccgctcaaactattacctccgccaaggaggttatgttttcggtgccatttgtttgtttgtttgtttgtctgtctgtcagcaggattacggaaaaactactggcccgattttcatgaaacttcgtggaagggtgtagcatgggccaaggaagaacccatacAATTTTGGAGcagatccgtatattggttgcgcttgcacatttgcatatcatagaagactgtaTTGGCCTtagcggaggtctgcgctctctgagtgcccttctagtttattttgggatgcagtgagatgcaatgacaaacaaaggatgcagtgacaggatgcaattgtgtcatgaaaaataaatgaataacactcccctacattctcctttgttctccgcttcaaatcatgccatcttcttttgcagtctgaaggtgtgcgtttggaaacaccaacagcactgacagactgggatattaaatcccaaatatggtttcttgcagtcccggttaaatttcttgcctgaagttttgaggaatgcctctgcacctagtccttcaggacttgcagctcgcggtctaaaaatttcatttttctctttctctctgccattgtcctgcctactgtgttcttggcgcaaaggcaacatttgccacattgataattgcaatcagacgcaaaacaggggcaaattgcactcagttacaggttatgggcgtgtttgcgctggcatatcattagcgtaatatcttttgtgaatcggtccttgagacggagcaaatagcggttgcaaatgatatgcaattcatggtgctattagcagccgcaatccattctttgtgaattcgccccagAATATTTTTACAAAAATAGTAGGATTTAATGTTGTTATTTAACAAAgaataattataataaacaCATGTGTTTGCCACACTTGGATACAGCTCTAAAAGCAGACAAGTATAGCATAGTTGTGAGATAGTCAGAAATGATGGTCTCTATTAGACAGTCTGTCTTCTTCTTATCTTTATTTTCAGTACCACAGTCAACTGCCTGGATGTATGGAACAGGGGTTTGCAAATATttccatatcaaggacccctaatcaCACAAAAATATTCCTTGACATTCCTAGAggtcacagtaaaaaaaacacaatagttTAAGGATAGAGAAGCATAGACCAGATAATGATAGTTACGCATTGTAATTTTAGTTCTATATTCACAGGTGGAGCCCTCTAATGGGGCTCTATTGGCTTGACCACTCATTTAGTCACCTCAGCGCACTaaaatttgcatgcacgtgttcagccaatcaggatgagcctattCAACTATTCAACGAGACCTCGCCCTATATATGGTGTGTGGTCAACAGTTCAGCATCCACAAAATCTTCAACGGCTCGTGGAACAGCAGGGTGACTCGAGGATctgcctgtgatcatagaactagagttacaatgCGTAACTATGGTtgtatttcacacaggcttcgccctctaacgGGGCAGTATTGGCTTAGGAGATGAAGCCCCATGACCTCACTCCCTGCCATGACACCAACACATGACAACATGCCGTGCCACAAGCCTGATTGACTGTAAACATTGTCCAACGGGTCCACTCCACTCCCACACGGCAGGTAAAGTGGGGAGTGCGGACCAACACTAAACTCATGCAAATGACGTAGTGCCATCGGGCTCAGGGCTGGTCCTAATCGTGCCCCAGCACGTTAAGACTCCAGCACAACAGGTGCATTCCGGTGCAGAGCACCAACCTCAAGAAAGACCCAGACACATCTAACAGCTAAAACCTGATAAATGGACTGGGCATCAACCACGCTGCCACTGTACAGATCTCCTCCACACTCATCCCACTGAACAAGGCTGTGGATGCAACCATACCCCTTGTAGAGTGTACACGAATATATGTGGGAGGCTCCCTGCCCGCCAACACAAGCCTATGAGATGCCATCGCAGAGCCAGTGGGCAAGTCTCTGTTTTCACAGGGGCTTGCCAGCCACTCCGTCTgcataacacacaaacaactgtTGTATAGTTGTTGTATAACCTTTGAATAGCTGTGCATTCCACATAATATGCCAATGCACGCACAGGgcaaaaacaatacaatttctcctccctctctcccttgtgAGGAGGGGGTTAGAATGCATCCAGCTGAATCGTCCTAGACCTAAACAAACTCCTAATGTTCCTTGGCACAAAGGACAGATTCTATCCGAGTGTGGCACCACTCAGGTCCCCACGTATCAGCATAGCTGGGATGGACCGAAAGAGCACACAaatcactcactctcttagGCAAAGTCAAAGCAAGCAGCAACAGTGTCTTAATTGACAACAGCTTAACAGAGGTCTGCCCAATGGGTTTGGAAGGCTCCTTCGAAAAGGCCTCAAGGACCAAGGGCAGCTCCCACTCGGGGGTAGCGAAATGTATCACCAGGCGCTTCCTCCTAACCCCAGGTTTTGGGATGTCTCAGGAGAGGGTGACCAAAACCAACCTCTCTCCGAACCCCTCATGACAAGAGGAAATGGCTGACGCATAACCCTAAGAGTGGAATGCATCAGTCCCCTCTTCAGTAGGAGccggaagaaagaaaggacagaTCCAACTGAGCACATCAACGGATAAATGTTCCCCTCCCCACATCATTTCTGGAAACCCAACCATTTAGCTTTGCAGCTGGAAATGGTGGATTCTGCCTGGGTGCTCTGGATAGTCTGCAGACAATCCTGTACACATCAGTCTGTCCCTCCCTGTCAAGAACCAACCTTGAGAGGCTGACCCAGAATGGGCATTGCACCTATCGCTCCGCTCGCCTCTGAGAGTGCTCCCCAAAACTGGGGAACTGTCCAGAGCAGTGCGGCTAATAGCTGAGTTATTTCTACATACAATGGTGCCGTCATGCAACCAAGGGCTACCAGAATGACTGTCAACCTCTCCTGTCTTACCCTCACCAGCAGTGGGGGAATAAAACTGTGGAGAGGGAAAACTTGCGTGTTCAAATGCATTCACCGCCAAGGGTGGATCATCCCAGGGAGGCAGTGAGTGTTTTGCCTCGTGGCAAACAGATACAACTCTGCTTTCCCAAACACAGTCCAAATCCGACTGGTTGGGGTGCGCTCTTCTTCCAATTGACCGCAAACCAGTTCTGCGCCAATTCTCATTGCCCATTCTCTGGACTGGGCCATGAGGATCAGGGTGTCCAGGTAAAAGAAGACCCGAATCTCTCAACAACACAGTGGTTCAAACATTGTGTCTACACACTTTGAAATGGTATGGGGGGCTAGAGAATAGCCGAACGGTAGTCTGCTGTACTTGTAGGCTATCCCCTGGAAGGCAAAGCGCAGGGATTTCCTGTGCCTGGGCACCACTGAAACCTGAAAGTAGGTCTAACCCAGTCGCCCGGCTGTACCAATTCCAGTAGCTTCATCAATGTGAGCATATAGAATGGCCTCTATGTGATGCACACATTCTCCAGTTTTCTTGGGTACAAGAAAATAACAGGAGTATagacatctctctctgtcctcctgaaGAACTACAGAAATAGCATCCTTCTGTAACAGTTCCTGAATTTCCCAGAGAGGGTGTCCACGTCCTCTGGTGAGGACAGGATTGGCGACCTCACCAGGACAAACAGTAAGGTGTAACGCTGGCCAACCCAGTGGCCGGTCTCCATTGAGCTTCAACACGAGAGACTCAGGCCTAGTAGGTCATTTCTTCACAAATCTCGTGTACCAGTACTGAGTAGAGAACCGGAGAAAGACCCAGACACATCCAACAGATAGAACCTGATGAATGGACAGGGCGTCGACCAGGACGCCGCTGTGCAGATCTCCTCCACACCTGTTCCACTGAACAGTGCCATCGACACAGCCACACTGCGTGTCAAGTGCGCGCGGATGACTGCAGGAGGGTCCCTACCCACCAGCACATAAGCCTATGATATTTCCTCACAGAGCCAGTGGGAGAGTCTCTGCTTTGACAGGGGCTTGCCAGCCACACTGTCTGCATAGCACACAAAAAGCTGCTGTGTGCGCCTCACCGTGGCTGTGCGTTTCACATAACATGCTAACGCATGCATGGGGCATAAACAGTGcagcctcacctctctctcctcaccctgaggaggaggatagaaagCCTCCAGCTGAATCGTCCTAGACCGAAAAGAACTATTGATGTTCTTGGGTGCAAAAGACGGATTCTGTCTGAGCGTGGCGCCACTCAGGTCCCCACGTATCAGCAAACAGCTGGGATGGACCAAAAGAGTGCACAAGTCACTCACTCTTTTAGCTGAGGTCAAAGCAAGCAGCAGAGCCGTCTTGACCGACAACAGCTTAAGAGAAGTCTGCCTAATCGGTTCAAAAGGCTCCTTAGACAGAGCCTCCAAGACCAAAGGCACTGGGGCGCGGTGGAACGCACCACTGGCCGTTTTCTCCTAGCCACCTGCAACAATCTCTTCATGAGGGGGTGGCCAAAAACCAACCTCTCTCCAAACCCCTCATGGCAGGAAGAGATTGCCAATGCATACACTTTAATAATGGAGTGCGCCAGCCCCCTTTCCAGCAGGCACTGGAGGAAAGAGACAACAGATCCAATTGAACAGTTCAAAGGATCGATGTTCCGCTCCCCGAACCATTTCTGAAAGCCCAACCATTTAGCCTTGTAGCTATCAATGGTGGATTGAGCCCTCGCGCCCTGGATGGTCTGCACCACATCCGCAGCCAGTCCAGCGCGCATCAGTCTGTCCCTCTCAGGAACCAAATACTGAGAGGCTGTCCCAGGCTGGGCATCGCGCCTATCGCTCCATTCGTCTGAGACAATGCCCCCCAAAACTGGGGAACTGTCCAGGGTGGAGCTACCAGCAGCTGTCTCATCTCCGCGTACCACGGTGTCGTTGTGCGGTCCGGGGCCACCAGAATGAGCGACagtctctccactctcactctcGCCAGTAGGAGAGGAATGAgacggaggggaggaaaagcatACAGCAGCTTTCCTGGCCATGGCGTGTGTCCGAACGCGTCCACACCCAATGGGGGAGCGTGTCGGGGAAACAGAGAACCACAGGGGGCAGTGGGCGTTCTGCCGGGTGGCGAACAGGTCCAATTCCGCCCTCCCAAATCGGGACCAAATCTGGTCCACTATGTCGGGATGTAATCTCCATTCGTCCTCCAGGGGCCCGCCCCTTGACATGAGGTCGGCCCCCATGTTCTCCAGGTCTGGAATATGCAGTGCCTTGAGAGAACGGAGGTGCTCTGTGGCCCAGTGCCACAGGTTCTCGGCAGCATTCAGCAACAGTGTGGATCGCACTCCTCCCTGTCTGTTGATGTAGGCCACCGTCGAGCGGTTGTCGGTCCTCACTAGCACAACCTTCCCCTGTAACAGAGGCAGGAAGTGCTGTAGGACCAGCATGACTGCAGTCAACTCTAGTAGGTTGATGTGCTGGTTTGTCCCTGAAGGCCACACACCACCGACTGACTGCCCCAGGCAGGTTCCCCCCCAACCTGTCAGGGAGGCGTCTGTGAACACCGACACGTAGGAGGTCACTCTCCCCAGCGGTGTTCCCTCCACCAGTATGCCAGGTCCTCCCTGGCTGTTGGGGGGATGGTTACCATGTGACGTTTGTGATGTCGTGGATCCAAACGCAATCTGGCAAACCATCTCTGAAGGCGTCTCATATGGAGCAGCCCCAGTG
This genomic window contains:
- the LOC139931509 gene encoding trace amine-associated receptor 13c-like, whose product is MMETLEGGELCFPQLLNTSCRKPRPPRSEAMLIYILLSSISLLTMVLNLLVIISISHYRQLQTPTNLLLLSLAVSDLLVGLLMPAEIFLKGACWFLGDFMCAMSLYSITIITSASAGNMVLISVDRYVAICDPLRYPTKITQRRVKVFLCLCWVCSVFYSGLLLQDHLGQPGRYNSCYGECVLVINYIAGAVDLVFTFIGVITVIIVLYMRVFVVAVSQARAMRSHIVAVTLQRSVTVTAKKSERKAARTLGIVVVVFLICFCPYYCVSLTSQDILTSVSFEAFVVCLFYVNSCLNPVIYAFFYPWFRKSVKRIVTLQILQPDSCEANML